A window of Nicotiana sylvestris chromosome 8, ASM39365v2, whole genome shotgun sequence genomic DNA:
AAAATGACCCAATCCATTATTCTCAAAAACAATTCACAGAGCACACTCAACAGCCCAAACGTCCAAAATTGGGCTACAAAAAGGGGGAAACCAATATTTACAACAGCCCCATTTTGGCCTTTAAATTAAGACCATACACGTGGCTCATTCTCTGCCATTCATTTATTCATACTTCAGAAATCAGAACCCTCTGTCTTGTCAGGGTCGGGTCGGGTCAGGGCACTGGGTTCTCTTATGGTTGCGTGGGCCAATCAAAGTTGTTGGCGAAAAATTTGGGATGGACCTGTGGGACCCAGAGTAAAGTAAAATGATTGCCACATCAGCTCCGACCGCGAGAGCCATTGATTTGTGGTGGGACGGTTGAGATCCCCTGTCTTGAAAGCTCGCGAAGAACACTCTCCGTGGAAGGACGTTTTAGGCCCAAAGGAAGAGGCAACCATGGTTTGGTTATTGCCTCCTTTACTACTTTATCAATAACCTCCTCAGCCTGCACCACAACCAACAACCAAAATTTTACCGAAAGAACTTACAATCTTGAAAAGGATTAGCATTGATACATCGAAGCGTAAAGTTTTTACTCTATCAAGTTACTAGGTAACCTAAAATAGTTATAGGAAAACAGTGTAAGAGTGGGTTGATAATCAAGAAAAGAGAGCTAGTAAGCCGGTTACCGATAAAAATGGACCTTAGGCCTACCCAAGCCTCAAAAGCTAGCATGGTAAGGATTGTCCATGACGACCAAGACCATACAAAGAGACTACAACCACTCCATGAACCAACGTGAGAGACACTAATAGTTACAACTAATTAAACGTACAACTTAAATAATAAGATGAAATTCTTTTAACTTGTCATTATATGTAAATTAGATCCATTTTGAAGATGATAGACAAAAAGTTTAACGCAATACCTCCTCATTACACACATTTGTAGTTTAAGCACTATTATCAAAAGAATTATAAGAAAAGTTAAAAAACAATTACGTCACTGATTTTCCTTTCTAGTTCCAAAGGGGAAAATGAGACTGAAGTATCAATCTCCTAGTACAAATATCCACAAAGAACTCTGTTGTCGAAAATAGGATCCAAAATCTATGAAGATATCCATAAAAATCCGATTGTGACAAACTTACCGGGTGAAGATCAAATGACTTCTCTAGCATGCTATATCTATTCTGCATTCCGTTAGGCCGGTAAACTCCACCATTCTGCATAAtccaactcacgtgccattaggAACTCAATGCAAGAAATGCACTCACATTAAATAGCTCAAGAACATCACTGAACTGTACGAAAGAATCAAGTGGAGGTGGTATTGCAAATGTATTCACCTGAGGATATGGTGGATATGATCCTAATGATGGTGGCATGACAGGGGAGCCCCATGTATCAGCATGCAGCTGCATTATTACAAAACATGAGTTTTCAGCTTCGTATTCTTCGAGCTCAAAATTCTGTGACATAGGCAGAGACGAATAAACCATAGGTTCAACTGAACCCAGTATTTTTGACACGGAGTATAAATATATACGTAAAAAATCACTTATATTTCAACAAATACTAAATTCTGAATCCATCTCAAGCTACGATGAGCTCAATGATAAGAACCTTAAAAGTTGAACACATTATGTTTAAATCCTAGAGTTGTCCCGCGATATAGGCATGCCAAGCTAGAAGGAAGTAATTCAGCTGAGAACAAATGTTTACCCCTGGATGAGGATTCCAGTGCCAAGAATCTGCAGGCTGCCATGCCGGATAGTAAGGTGAACCCCACACTTGTAAACCATTAGGATAACTTGCTGGTGGTACCCAAGCAGGATATAATTGACCAGCCGCGGGAACATGATTACAGTGATATGGTGGGAAGGTCATGATAGGTGTATGATGAGGATAGCAGCCCCTTTGTACTGAATCTCTAGGTTGTGGATGAGGCCATCTCCTTTCGACTTCCTTTGGCAAAATTTGCCTCCGATGCATTCTGTATTTCTGCTTGGAAAGCAAACACACTATTATTGTCTAGCAAACGACATGTCCGTATCCAACTATATTTAGCTCAAGTGTTCAACTCTATTCCCTTGCCTCTCTACCTtctcaaggtaggggtaaggctgcgtacacactaccctccccagacacttgtgggattacactgtgtttgttgttgctattgttcttGTTCAACTATATTCCCTGATAGGATATGGAAAAATCATGCCGACATACTTAAAATGGCCAAGATTTAGTACTATTTTATTTCCCAACTGTTGATCATTTTCATTAAAATACATTTCAGCCAAATTGCATCTGACCCTGCTAAATATAGCAAAATGTTAGATACTGGCCCTTTTTTGTTATACTGCAGTAGAAGGTCAGGTTTCAAACGTTCCCTTTCCACAGCAGACAAAGGCTTGTTTGGctaatatttaatttttagcaTTGGAAATAACTCAAAAGAAAAGGTCGAATAAATTGACAAAGAGCATAACTCACAAACCTGGAGATGGCTAGCTACGTTATGTCTCGTTATACCCTCCACTTTCATCAGCTCTAGTATTCGAGAAGGAATGGCTTGATCAATACCAAGTTGCTCTACTGCTTGAACAAACTTCTTGTGTAGTTCAGGTGACCAATCTACCTGAATCAGAAAGAGATATCAAACTCATTCCCCTGAATCAACTGATTCAAATTCCCGCATATGCAGGATAATTTGACCACTGCTCAGTGAAATACTATAGAGGTTGAAATCGCCAACACAAATATAATCTAGCTAGAGTCGTATACTGATTGCTATGTTTCATGCACTGTTTGAGAAGTTAAAACTTCAAGATAAGAAAAATGAGCTTTGCATTGATCTTACAAAATTTGAAGAGGATGTTCTATGATGTTCATGAACTTCTCAAAGCAACCGTTCATAAGACTAAGTTCATGAATGCAAGAGGAGGAAGATATACGCCACGCCACATCTAATATATCcacatctcatccctttttcctttaaagaagagaaaaaaagaaaaaaaagaccaCATGATTGTTGAACTAGAGAAGCAATGACGAAATGTTTTTCAGGCCTTCAAACACAAAAGTGCATGAGGAACCTACGCAACTAGGAAAAAAATCAAACTGAGGTCAGAAAACAGCATTCTTGTACCTTTGGAGCCAATAGAAAACAAATAATGGCTTTCTTGGACCACAATATTATGGAACTTTGAACACATAATTACCATCATTATATTTCTATGAGAAACAGGCACCATTTCTTCCATCTTaccttcatcttcttcttatTGGTTTTAGTCCCACTTGAACTATGGGGAGCAGATGCTTTACTAGGTTCAGCAGAATGACTAGTGCGATTGTCAGGGCAGTTGTTACTTGGTGAAGAGGTAGCAATATCAGCCTCCATCTTTTGATGAGGAGATGAACCATTCTCCTCTTTCACAATAGTCTGTCCTTGTTGCTCGCGAGGACTTGTTTGGACAGTACTCTCAGCAACTGTATTGTTAAAAGTAGTTTCGACGGATTTAGCGTCCCCATCATGCTCCCCACTATCTTGTTCAGTTGAAAAGATGGTATGCTCTTGGCAATCTCCATCGT
This region includes:
- the LOC104232658 gene encoding two-component response regulator-like APRR2, with protein sequence MICTEDDQLLGWKDFPKGLKVLLLDEDCNSASEMRSRLEKLDYIVYSFCNENEALSAISNKSEDFHVAIVEVTAGNSDGVLQFLESAKDLPTIMTSNIHSLSTMMKCIALGAVEFLQKPLSDDKLKNIWQHVVRKAFNAGEKDVPESLKPVKESLVSVPQLQPVKSAAGDKSSNETEPFTTVPGNNNEHSSGCDKYPAPSTPQLKHGVRSVDDGDCQEHTIFSTEQDSGEHDGDAKSVETTFNNTVAESTVQTSPREQQGQTIVKEENGSSPHQKMEADIATSSPSNNCPDNRTSHSAEPSKASAPHSSSGTKTNKKKMKVDWSPELHKKFVQAVEQLGIDQAIPSRILELMKVEGITRHNVASHLQKYRMHRRQILPKEVERRWPHPQPRDSVQRGCYPHHTPIMTFPPYHCNHVPAAGQLYPAWVPPASYPNGLQVWGSPYYPAWQPADSWHWNPHPGLHADTWGSPVMPPSLGSYPPYPQNGGVYRPNGMQNRYSMLEKSFDLHPAEEVIDKVVKEAITKPWLPLPLGLKRPSTESVLRELSRQGISTVPPQINGSRGRS